A region from the Mesorhizobium sp. J8 genome encodes:
- a CDS encoding M48 family metalloprotease, which yields MLSRPRPSIGKSTSLSRTARGFATLMLAAAVAVSSSVSAFAQGVPVVRDAEIEALVRDYARPIFKAAGLANDGIDIVLVNDQSFNAFVTGRRLFINTGALVTAETPNEIIGVIAHEAGHIAGGHQQKLRDQLDRAKTMAIIATLLGAGAMVAGATTNSRGLAGAGMGVAAGGGEVAQRSILAYQRTEEITADRSAITYLNATGQSGMGMLKTFGRFQSALSLSGTQVDPYRISHPMPQERIANLEVLVKQSPFVNVADPPALQQRHDMMRIKIAAYMQGQAAVARLMRKNPASLASRYGDAQQTYLYGNPGAALTKTAALIKEQPKNPYFQELRGDILMKINKPKDAADAYAKAVSLDPAHSGLLLGSLGQALMAVGTPDSIQKAVTQLNNGIARDKENADAYRFLAQAYGELGDVPAADLATAEGHYYSGDYKNAKIFAMRAQQKLKRGEPRWVRAQDIINYTPSNKLK from the coding sequence ATGTTGAGCCGACCCCGACCATCGATTGGCAAATCGACCTCTCTCAGCCGCACCGCGCGCGGTTTCGCGACACTGATGCTTGCCGCCGCCGTTGCCGTGTCGAGCTCGGTCAGCGCCTTCGCGCAAGGCGTGCCGGTGGTGCGCGACGCAGAGATCGAGGCGCTGGTGCGCGACTATGCCCGGCCGATCTTCAAGGCGGCGGGGCTCGCCAATGACGGCATCGACATCGTGCTCGTCAACGACCAGAGCTTCAACGCCTTCGTCACCGGGCGGCGGCTGTTCATCAACACCGGCGCGCTGGTGACCGCCGAGACGCCGAACGAGATCATCGGCGTCATCGCGCACGAGGCCGGCCATATCGCCGGCGGCCACCAGCAGAAATTGCGCGACCAGCTCGACCGCGCCAAGACCATGGCCATCATCGCCACGCTCCTCGGCGCCGGCGCCATGGTTGCCGGCGCCACCACCAACAGCCGCGGCCTTGCAGGCGCCGGCATGGGCGTCGCCGCCGGCGGCGGCGAGGTGGCGCAGCGCTCGATTCTTGCCTATCAGCGCACCGAAGAAATCACCGCTGACCGTTCGGCGATCACCTATCTCAACGCTACCGGCCAATCCGGCATGGGCATGCTGAAGACCTTCGGCCGCTTCCAGAGCGCGCTGTCGCTGTCCGGCACCCAGGTCGACCCCTACCGGATCAGCCACCCGATGCCGCAGGAGCGCATTGCCAACCTCGAAGTGCTCGTCAAGCAGAGCCCCTTTGTCAATGTTGCCGACCCGCCGGCCCTGCAGCAGCGGCACGATATGATGCGCATCAAGATCGCCGCTTACATGCAGGGCCAGGCAGCCGTCGCTCGGCTGATGCGCAAGAACCCGGCCAGCCTCGCCTCGCGCTACGGCGACGCGCAGCAGACCTATCTCTACGGCAATCCGGGCGCGGCTCTGACCAAGACGGCGGCACTGATCAAGGAACAGCCGAAGAACCCGTATTTCCAGGAGTTGCGCGGCGACATCCTGATGAAGATCAACAAGCCGAAGGATGCGGCGGACGCCTATGCCAAGGCGGTGAGCCTCGATCCGGCGCACTCCGGCCTGCTGTTGGGGTCGCTCGGTCAGGCGCTGATGGCGGTGGGAACGCCTGATTCGATCCAGAAGGCGGTGACCCAGCTCAACAATGGGATCGCACGGGACAAGGAAAATGCCGACGCCTATCGCTTTCTGGCGCAGGCCTATGGCGAACTCGGCGACGTTCCGGCCGCGGATCTCGCCACCGCCGAGGGCCATTACTATTCGGGCGACTACAAGAACGCGAAGATCTTCGCCATGCGCGCTCAACAGAAATTGAAGCGCGGCGAACCCCGGTGGGTCCGCGCTCAGGATATTATAAACTACACGCCATCGAACAAACTCAAATGA